The following coding sequences lie in one Mucilaginibacter sp. KACC 22773 genomic window:
- a CDS encoding DUF4199 domain-containing protein, producing the protein MKNAFVTGLILGILSGTWLFIMRSFGYNSTGNHVSPVEYLSLLIPFCGVYFGVKRYREDDKQGEIGFFDALFQSFRILLIGGLFACLAGIVYINYFDMASNLFAFSGRLFGGLVIGILICLGVSAALMNKSSKLN; encoded by the coding sequence ATGAAAAATGCATTTGTAACAGGTTTAATCCTGGGTATCCTTAGTGGTACCTGGTTGTTCATCATGCGGTCATTTGGGTATAACAGTACCGGGAACCACGTAAGCCCGGTTGAGTATTTATCATTACTAATACCCTTTTGCGGTGTTTATTTTGGGGTGAAACGTTACCGTGAGGATGATAAGCAAGGCGAGATTGGTTTTTTTGACGCCTTATTTCAAAGCTTTAGGATTTTGCTTATAGGTGGACTGTTTGCCTGCCTGGCAGGCATTGTTTACATTAACTATTTTGATATGGCAAGCAATCTTTTCGCTTTTTCGGGCAGGTTATTCGGCGGGCTGGTTATTGGTATTTTAATTTGTTTAGGGGTGTCTGCAGCATTGATGAATAAATCGAGCAAACTGAACTGA